From the Verrucomicrobiota bacterium genome, the window GTCATCCCACGAATTGATCCAGGTAAATCAACTGCATTGGCGGGTTTCGAGCGTATAATTGTTCTCCAGATACTCGAAAAGCGTCTTGACCGGGACGCGCGTCCCTTTGAAGACCGGTGTCCCGCCCAGGGTGTCCGGATCAACGGTCACCAAGTCGCTGGTGTTCATGCCGACAAATTATCACATCCTCTCTGGGCGTGTAAACGGCCTTTGGCTTCCACGGCCTGCTTCTTGGTTTCGATCGTGGATTGGTCCCGTTGAATCTGCGCCAGGCGAGCTTTGGCGGATGCGTCCCCCCTGCGCACCGCCACGAGCAAGGTAGGGCGAGTCCGTCCCCGGCGAGCCGCTCGACGTGCTTGGAACACGTCTGCTTCGGCTCGCTGGGGACAGGCTCGCCCTACCGTCGCGTTCATTGGCGTGCATTTGCGATTGGTACCTAAAGCAGGCCGGCCCTCGCGATAAAGCAAAATCAAATTTCCAATTTCACATTTGAAGTCTTCGGCTATCTTGGGTGCGTGAATTCGATCGCGGCCCAACTGGAGAATTTCACCGCGTTGAATCAGGTGGCGGTTCCCGATCTCTGGCAGCAGCAGGCCGTCGCCGCGCTGCGCCAAGGCAAGGACGTCGTCGTCCACGCGCCGACCGGTTCCGGGAAGACCCTGGTTTTTGAGCTGTGGTCCAACCACGGCAAGAATCGCGGCCAGGCGATTTACACCGTCCCGACGCGCGCCCTGGCCAACGACAAGCTCGCCGAGTGGCGCGCGCGCGGGTGGGACGTCGGGATTTCCACGGGCGATCTCTCGGAAAATCTCGACGCGCCCGTGATCGTCGCGACCCTGGAGACGCAGCGCAACCGTTTGATCCAGGGCGACGGCCCCACGTTATTGGTCGTCGATGAATATCAGATGATCGGGGACGAAGATCGTGGATTGAATTACGAACTGGCCCTGGCCCTGGCGCCAGCGCGGACGCAATTGCTCCTGCTGAGCGGCAGCGTGGCCAATCCGCACGACGTTGTGAAATGGCTTCGCCGCCTGGGCCGCGACGCGGTGTTGATTCGCCACGACCTCCGCCCGGTGCCGCTGGAGGAAGTCCATGCGAACAACCTGAATTATCATGTTCCCAGCGAGATTCGGAATTACTGGCCCCGGCTGGTCCTGAAGGCGTTGGCAGATGATCTGGGGCCGATTTTGATTTTCGCGCCGCGCCGCCAGGCTGCCGAACAAATGGCCGCGGAATTGACGCGCTGGTTGCCGACGCCGAATCCGCTTTCGCTGAGCCTCGAACAGAGGCTTCTGGTCGGCGAATACCTCGCCAAGATGTTGAAAAGTCGCATTGCGTATCATCACAGCGGCCTGAGCTACGCGGCGCGCGCCGGAGTCATCGAACCGCTCGCCAAGGCCGGCCAGCTCCGGGTCGTGGTCGCGACGATGGGATTGGCGGCCGGCATCAATTTCTCGCTGCGCAGCGTCGCGCTGGCGGGCGCGTCCTACCGGCGGGATCACATCGAGCAACCGCTCAAGGCGGATGAAATTCTGCAAATGTTTGGCCGGGCCGGGCGCCGGGGGCTGGATGAGACCGGCTTCGTTCTCATTACGGCCAATGAAATCCGGCTCCTCGACGCGCACGCGTGCCAGCTTTCGCGGGGCGGGTTGGTCGATTGGGGCGTCTTGCTGAATTTGATGACCGCCGCTCACGAGGCGGGTCGTGATCCGTTCGCCGAAGCCGTTCGGCTCCAAGAACGCCTTTTCACCACCAAACCGATTTTCCTCGGCGTTGAGGAATCGTTGAAGCATCCCGAAGTGCCGTGCGGGCTGAAGACCGATCCCGAACGCGCGCGCCACGTCCGCAAACGCGTGCGCGAAATGTTGAACAGCCGCGGCGAATGGGAGGCGTACCCTCCGTTGCAGGAACGTCCGCTTCGCGAAATCATGGTGGTTTCATCCAATGAAGGTAGGGCGAGCCTGTCCCCAGCGAGCCGAGCTCCGACGGGTTCCGAACATGTTGAGGAGCGGTGCTCCGGGACGGACTCGCCCGACCAGGATGTCCGCAGGGCCGATGAGGGGAATTCCGAGGAACTCACAGCCGCGGCCCAATTGCCAATTGCCGATCGCCAATCGCCAGTTGCCGATAACCAAACGCCGATCGCCCATCGCTCTGTTCTCTCCGAACCGAGCGCCCTCGAAAAAGTCGGCTTCAACCAGCTCGTGGTGCTGTCGAAAAATGACGGTGTTCCGACTTACGGGCGTTCGATTACGGTCGCGGATAGGTTGAACGACGAACGCATTGTGCTCACGAAATGGATTCGGCGGATCACGAACTGGCAGCGACGCCAGGCGCCTTTCGCAATTTGGAAGGACAAGATTGCTCCGCTGGTCGAAAAGAAACTAGCCGAGCAGAAAACGCCGGCCGTCCGGTTCAGGATCTCCGCGCAAAAGATCGTCGCCGAAATCAGCGTCGCGGAGCAAACGCTCCGCGTGCCGGTCGATGCTCATGGAGTCGCGCTCTGGAAGCCGGTTGAACGCGAAGTGCTGCCGCCGGATTGCGCGGCATGTTCCCTCGTGCCGGCCTGCAGACAATTGCCGACCGCCACCGGCGTGGCTTTGCTCTGGAGGCGGCTTGGATTGGTGGACGGCTCAGGGGCTCCGACTTTGCGGGGAAAGATCGTCGGGTTCTTTTCTCACGGGCAAGGGCTGGC encodes:
- a CDS encoding DUF433 domain-containing protein; its protein translation is MNTSDLVTVDPDTLGGTPVFKGTRVPVKTLFEYLENNYTLETRQCS
- a CDS encoding DEAD/DEAH box helicase, which codes for MNSIAAQLENFTALNQVAVPDLWQQQAVAALRQGKDVVVHAPTGSGKTLVFELWSNHGKNRGQAIYTVPTRALANDKLAEWRARGWDVGISTGDLSENLDAPVIVATLETQRNRLIQGDGPTLLVVDEYQMIGDEDRGLNYELALALAPARTQLLLLSGSVANPHDVVKWLRRLGRDAVLIRHDLRPVPLEEVHANNLNYHVPSEIRNYWPRLVLKALADDLGPILIFAPRRQAAEQMAAELTRWLPTPNPLSLSLEQRLLVGEYLAKMLKSRIAYHHSGLSYAARAGVIEPLAKAGQLRVVVATMGLAAGINFSLRSVALAGASYRRDHIEQPLKADEILQMFGRAGRRGLDETGFVLITANEIRLLDAHACQLSRGGLVDWGVLLNLMTAAHEAGRDPFAEAVRLQERLFTTKPIFLGVEESLKHPEVPCGLKTDPERARHVRKRVREMLNSRGEWEAYPPLQERPLREIMVVSSNEGRASLSPASRAPTGSEHVEERCSGTDSPDQDVRRADEGNSEELTAAAQLPIADRQSPVADNQTPIAHRSVLSEPSALEKVGFNQLVVLSKNDGVPTYGRSITVADRLNDERIVLTKWIRRITNWQRRQAPFAIWKDKIAPLVEKKLAEQKTPAVRFRISAQKIVAEISVAEQTLRVPVDAHGVALWKPVEREVLPPDCAACSLVPACRQLPTATGVALLWRRLGLVDGSGAPTLRGKIVGFFSHGQGLAIAAGLEDETYPVKELVYDLANLDAGFRFCGEENRWGGRLAMSCQRIYGQQTISGYLENGMPPKYGAGAEQVVASVHQNPQNKQRWITDLVGPGDIDRIIIEWRSLMRRIAHSPELDWARWTELQALAQEILNETESPTLTDLPPLEYDQTRRVDHRLILRRH